The Lathyrus oleraceus cultivar Zhongwan6 chromosome 5, CAAS_Psat_ZW6_1.0, whole genome shotgun sequence genome includes the window GTGGTATATACAAGTTTGTATTTTCTCTTATTTAATGTTTATTACCCATTATTAATTATTTTTGATTTATTGTCCTGTTGAAAACATGTATATATAGGTTGGGTATATGTGTGAGCGTGTTGCCTGCGCGTGTTTGATGGAAAGAGATTTTCCCCTCGATTATAACTCAATTGAGGAAAAAATACACCTGTCACATCAGTTGTTAAAAGCAATCGAGGGAAAACGTGACGCGCGCTTTCTAGTTTTAAAACTAGGAAAATGTTATTTTTGAGAATCGAACTCATTATCAGTACAATTTTTCTTTCAATTGACAGTTCAACCAGAAGAAAAAAATTGCACACTTTTTATAACAATTTTTTTGACCTCACACAACAAATCAAATTAAAATCTCTTTTTCTTCCGAGATAAAATCGCTTATTCATAATTGTATATGAATATTTATATTTTCACAATTTTATaaacaaagaaagaaaaatcATATTAAAACTAAGATAATACACAACACTCGTAATATAAACAAAGATAATAAaattatggtttacaccttattgCACACACTCCTGCGACACACAcaatcaatatatatatatattacacAATTTTGTATACATATAACACTTAATTAATTTAAACTTAAACCTTAGTTTATTTTTCCACAATTCTTTCTGATCTCTCCATTTGATCCAGTGAGAGGTTTAATATCTCCCATCTTGATCATAGCCGCAGCAAAATCACATGAAAAAGAACTTGGATTAGTACTATAGCCACTCACAATAGAATCGGTAGACCCGCCGTTGAAAAGCTGTTGGTCAGAATGGAGAAGACCTTTGTTCTGAACAAGATTCTTGAAGTAGTTGTTGTCAAAAGAAATGGGAGTCTGAAGATCAAGGGGTGCCAAATTGTTATCCCCGGAGCCTGCTGCATTTGGACAATTTGATTGTCTCGTAGTAGCAAAAGAAGTATCTATGTTAGTCTCGTTGTAGATTCTTGTCCTAAAAGTTGTGCATCTTGCTTGTCCAATTGTGTGACCACCTAGTCAATTAATTAAGACACAAAATTAAGTATTTCAAAATTATTTGTTCGTTCTTGATCGAGAAATTACATTAATTTCAGTAAATTCTTGTAACTATACCTGATAATGCGACTAAGTCCTTGATGGAAAGACCATTATCACTAAACATTTTGGCAAGCACATTGAGGTCGGAAGTTGGTCTTGGAATGGAGGCAAGTGCAGCAGACTGACTGGCTGTCTTAGCGTCTCTTCTTCCAAGTTTTACATTCCAGGTTGGGCCTCCGAGCTACCATATAACATAAAAACAGCACAAGAGTAAAAATATTAATTAACTTTCCTTTAAATTCCTTTTTATGGTTAGTGTGGTATCCAGATTTTTATAGGTTAACTAAATAATTGTTATATGATTACGCATACAATTGTGACGGAATCTGCGGCTGCAATGGCAAGAATATCAGCACATGATACAATTCCGGGACATATATTCTCTACAGCTGATTTTATGTTGTCAATTACTTCGAATCCACGAGCAGAGTTATTGTTCGGAGCCGCGTGTTGCTCTCCGGTAAAGGTTGGCGTGTCATCGAGTAGAATTGATCCATCACAACCCTATAATATATATGTTCAAATTTATAGATAATTTATCATTTTAACtaataataaattttttaatataaaatatCAATAAATTAGTGAACTATGAGAAGATTTACGTTGACAAAACAATCGTGGAAGAATAAACGGAGGATAGAAGCACCAATTCGAGCCTCCTTTGATATGGCAGATTGCATGTTAGCTTTCACGGTAGAAAGAAGTTTAGGACAAGAACTCGAATAAAAGTTTGTAGAAAGGTTTGCATTGACACTCCCTCCTATTATTAGAACAAATAGAGCCAAACCGATCACGGTTAATCTAGAGTCAGTTAAAGCAGCCATTAACTAAATCTTCTACTAGCAAACAAGTTTATGTTTGTTTTTGAGAAGAGGGGTGTGGTTTATCAAATTAAAGAACCAGTTCCATATTTATAATGCTTCTTTGCAATGACAAGTTTTGTCTGAGTCAATGTGTGAGACGTAGAAAATAGACAAACCATTTATGCATGGGCCGGGAAAATTAATGTTGCCATATATTATTATGAGATTTTTTAAAGTAGTGCTCTATTATtagaaaaaattatatatatatttcaattttttttgttCTAATAACTTTCCATAGATACATCTCTCCTAATGAATTTATGATTATAACAATGTGGTTAGTAGGTGTATGATTTGATTTGATCAACTCAAAGAGATAACGAAGTGTAAATTAAAGCAGTGTCAATTTTGTCAAAGTTCTTACTATTCCTCCCAGAAGTTCCTATCAAATAACCCTTTATGAGTCATATCTAACATGTGATATCGATACAAATTGGATAACGATGAAACAGAAGGAAAAAAAATGACTGCAATCAAAGTTTCCGATAACAAATAGTAAAAAAGCAAGCATACTCATGCTTAGTCATGCGTAATTTACTTCAGTTTAACACAATAATAATGTTGATAGTATTTGAATAGTATTTTCAATTATAATAATATAGTTTTTTTATAACTTTAAATTCACTTAattttgatgcatttgtttgcACATCACTTGAATTGCTTGTAATTACGAGAAGGAATGGTCAAACGTGATAACTTCACTTAAAATGGAGATGGTAGCTCACTTGCTTGAGCTAAAGAAGCAAAAAGTTCATAAATTATAAGTCCGAAGTTCAAATCCAATTATAAGTCCATAATTCGAATCTTACTAAAAAAAATGTTAACTTAACAATTAATatataaattatttataaaaaatcTTTAATTTAAATATAACTAAGGTAGTGTTTTCATTGCTCATCCAAAAAATGAGAAAGGTTACAAGTTATATGGGAAAAGAGAAGAGACTTTTATCACTTTGCATTGGTCTCAGAAAGTGGGAATGGTTATAAGTTATGGAAGCTAGAACTTAAGGATCAAAATTTATCATAAACATATTTATGTTATTTTCGAGGAGGCCTTTAGGACGATGAAGTGTAAACAATAGAAGGTGAAAGAATAAAAAAAATTGGAGGAGAAAACCCAGTTTAACGTGGAGCTTCTTGTTAGTGACACTAGAGATAAGCAGAAAGTTAAGCCTCCCGATTCTAGTTCTAATGACATTATATCTACAGTTTATTTGGTTTCATTTAACTCGGGATAGGGTAAAAAAAGGAAATGTTCAACCTCAGAGATACATGTGTGTTGACCTTGCTTATTATGGTTTGAATGTGGTTTAAAGGTTGCACAAAGTGATAAAAGTCTATTCCTCATGATGAAATGAATGAGTCTATTACATAAGAAATGAGAAGCCACACATCTACGTCCACTAGTGAAATGATTAAAGGTACACTACGATAAATGACAAAACAAAAGGAACCCGGTCCAAGGAAAAGCGGTTGTAATCTAGAGAAAGAAGCTCCTCCTCGAAAAGTAATGAGACTGATATAGATTGAAGACAACTAAGCTACAAAGAAAACAAAGGAAGAAAATGCAAGTTTAAAAGCCTTACCTCGGCCACGTCGAAGAAGGCTGGGGGGACTGTTCTTATCCAATTCTAGACCTAGTCGATGACCAAATAGAAAATGATCCATAGAATGATGTCATAGCAGTGACATCGGGAGGAAATTATCCCTCATCACACAGAAGGTTTTAAGACCTAGTGACTAGGCTTGGACCCGCCGTAAAATAAAACACCCAATCAAGGCAAAAGGAAAAAAGAAAGATCTCCGACTAACATAACAAAATATATCTTACCATTTGGCAGTACGAACGACCTCAATGCAAACTAAAGAACGAGGGTTAGTAGAACTAGTACGATATTTCGTATAAAATTGAGAATAGACGCCCAATCAGGTACACACAAAAAATTCATTAACAATTTTATGCCTCTTATCTCTAATAATCATTGACATGGGCGTCAGAGTGTATGTATGTACCCTCTTATATTTTACAAGATGACCAAAGAATGAGAATGAGGCCTCTCTTAAGAACAAGCAGTCCCTCATAATTCCAAGAAGAAGCTTCCTTGCGGAAGGAACAAAACCAAATTATTCCAAAATCATCATAACTATACAAATTGTATAGTATTTTACTACGATAGTTACGATGAAGAATCAAGGAGAGGGGTAGGATACGGAGAACGAGGGAAAATCATAGAAGAATTCAAAGAGGAAGCAAATCGCTATTCAACAACAAAAAGGCAAAGCGACGAGTCAAAGGCATTACATTTTTAAATAATAAAGTGTGGGGTGTCTAGAGAATATCATGGCATGTCTAGGGGATGGTGTGGCACATCTAGGGCATAATAGGACGTGTCTAGGGAATACCGTGAAGCATCTAGGGCATAGCCTAACACATCTAGGGCATAATTTGGTGTAATTTCGAGGgttttaatttttattataaaaaaaacatGTTTAGGGATTAGGGGTTCAATTCTATATTGTCTGGGGTGGTTTTCATTGTTATAGGAAGGTGAAAACGAAGTTGTAGGATTTCATTCTTCATCAATGTAAGTTTTACTATTTTCTTTCCAATTGCAAAAACTATAAATCTCATAAGGATTAGTGGTTAGTTTCTTTAGATTAGGTTCCCTAAAAATATTTTTACCCTAAGCATGTGATTCTATGTATTTTTCTATGATTTCTTTAGTGACCTACCTATGAAAAATATTATGTAGTTCtatttatgtttatgttttcTCCCATCTATGTAATTTGGAGAATTATTCTAGAGGGCAATGAGACTCAATGATGATATATCTATCCAATTGATAATGTGAGATTGTAATGATTATTTTGTTGGGCAAACGACTCCAAACATAAGAGGTGGTGAGTTGTATAGCTTTGAAAAATAATGTCCAATTAATTTCCTTTTTTGTAAAAGcatttgtttaaaacaatttgaaaagaGTAAGTAATGGAataaatgaaaagaataaaaTCAAAGCTCAAAACAGATTTAAGAACAACGAAAAACAGAGGAAATATAAAGAGATAAAGGATAAGAAGATTTCATCAGAGATTTATAGAGATTTGGCCTAACCACTTGGCCTACATCCTCTCCCAGATAATTTATTCTTGAGAGTTCCACTATATGTGTGAGTTTTTCTCAGGTTATGCCCATGAGTCTTCTCACAATCAAACTTGGAGTTTTACACTCGTTATACTCCAAACAAAACACGAGATTTTGTACAAGGATAATCCCAAACTCACTTGGAGCTTTTATATCAGACGAGCTCACAAACCAAATGTGAGATTTTTACGCACAAACTCACAAACCAAGCAAGAGATTTTTAACTTGGTTTAACtcataaaaaaacaaaaacaaaaatcTCACAAGAGATATTACAAAAATGCCTCAATACCATACTCAAGCATCTCACAGGTAAATTTTATTCTCAAAGCACTAAGGCAAAAGTGAACAAGAAATAAAGAGACAGTGGATAGTGGGAAAGAGTATTCAAAATAAATTTTCTAGTGTGGATAAAATGAGAAAGCTCTCTATTTATAGAAAATAGTGTGGCTCAAAAATGGAAATAATCCATGGGATTTTTAATGTTGATAATCTATTAGCTTCTAGGTCTAATCGGTTAGCTAAGCTAAAAAATGAATGTTTTAAAATGGCGCTGTCACTAATCGATTGTAGTTTCTAATCGACTATGAGAGTTACAAAATTGTAAATTGATTAACTCTAATGGGATAATATATTTATTCCATTTAAAAACTCTCTTAATTGATTAGGATGGGTATCTAATTCATTAGCTTAACATAAAAAGGTATTTAGGTAATTTTAACAATGTCAGAGAGGTCTTTTTATCCTTTATCAGGTTTTTTTATCCTTATAaagtatgtgtgtgtgtgtgtgtgtgatttgACTTAGCAATTTAAGAGATAATTTTATACCTTTACACACACAGACCGCTCAATATGGACAAGCGAACTTTTAgacttcctctctttcacaagTCTAAAGATCtaagtgttggtgtaagccctagaggccaatacttttggtacttgtatcgaattatttattaataataaaaggcatttttctttattatgtttgtttaataaagtccctggaatagatagtccgtttaatgtatcaagtatgacttaatcatgagatcacattaaacataagaacactattcttaaagtatctgtagtcaagctttattgtgaagtgggataacattaaagcatgaagactattatgtttgtagactgatgatcacgtctcatggatcatggataaagagttatcaagtcttaaacataggtatgaatattaagagtaatattcatactggattgacccgctatgagaatactatatagaatgttatgcaaagtgtcataagttattctcatggtgataatggtgtataccactcttcgacctgaaaccactatggaccctagatgtagagtcgagtgctttattgttgatccaacattgtccgtaactggataaccataaagacagttgatgggtactccacgaatcatgttaagggacatgagtgacctagatggaatttgcccatcctgtgtaacaagataaatgtctatgggcccaatgttgaactggacaaggatgacacggtctatgccttgtgttcaatatagacataagggcaaaagggtaattatacacataattattatcacagaaggatttgtcagatcacatgacattttcgtgtcttgggtagcagtgatgtgttgctagataccgctcactgtttattatgttaaatgagtgatttaatataattgccaacgtcgcgaaaacctacagggtcacacacaaaggacggattgatgagaaatagagtaactaaggaacaccgtaaggtacggtgcacttaagtggaatacgaaatatggtaagttaccacacgcttaagtgattttgggcatattataagatatgggccaaaatacacttaagtgggatttttagcttgaagcccacacaagtggttctataaatagaacccttggatagaagcattgtcactcttgcattccgtttctctctctctcactcaaagccttcattcgtagcagctagcactgagattgaaggaatccgttcgtgtggactgagtagagacgttgtcatcgttcaacgttcgtgatcgctacaagaggtaacgattctatcactgatcatgcccattcgtaaggatcactaaatgaagaaatttttaaattccgctgcgccttggatggcaattctccttcagtggtatcagagccacttacgaaaccatgaatctgataactgtttatttttctgtattaatacgattaaaacagaatgaatcaaagattaaattgagatcgatcaaattatatatatgatataagtaatcctgatgcaaaatacattatatatgatatagtgttcttgtttcgttcattcaaacactcaatggttgttttcctttgagcgatcaatggtcgtttgcttcttgatccaacattagtatggtgaagcaatgacgtgttgatcaatcatactaaatcaacaatcgagatgtgtttgacggtctgaaattggtgcatcagggttagtgacggcacaagggttgtgttgtcagagagttatgtgattggggttgtgactgcacaagagttgtgctttctaacaaattttcgtacagtgttaaccggttaacgcatatggttaaccggttaacgcaagacggaatactgttttctaaaagattttcaaacagtgttaaccggttaacgtatatggttaaccggttaacgcgaaacGGAATACAGCTTTCTAAtagtttttcaacagtgttaaccggttaacgtatttggttaaccggttaacacaaaacagaatacaaattatgaacagattttcaaacagtgttaaccggttaacgcatatggttaaccgattaagacaaggcaaaattcacccgttcggctaactctgcgtaatgtgatcggtcgtcgagattttatttggttttaattaattaaaagaattaataataataatgtgttta containing:
- the LOC127080558 gene encoding peroxidase P7, which produces MAALTDSRLTVIGLALFVLIIGGSVNANLSTNFYSSSCPKLLSTVKANMQSAISKEARIGASILRLFFHDCFVNGCDGSILLDDTPTFTGEQHAAPNNNSARGFEVIDNIKSAVENICPGIVSCADILAIAAADSVTILGGPTWNVKLGRRDAKTASQSAALASIPRPTSDLNVLAKMFSDNGLSIKDLVALSGGHTIGQARCTTFRTRIYNETNIDTSFATTRQSNCPNAAGSGDNNLAPLDLQTPISFDNNYFKNLVQNKGLLHSDQQLFNGGSTDSIVSGYSTNPSSFSCDFAAAMIKMGDIKPLTGSNGEIRKNCGKIN